A window of Hymenobacter aerilatus contains these coding sequences:
- a CDS encoding tetratricopeptide repeat protein, whose product MKFIPRLALAASLSAAVPAATLAQQTQVFTNPERYYQEGLELFDKAKYGAAQQAFRRYLAATERRAGTQLTQDRGADAEYYDAVAGLYLLHPDAEGQMLAFAAHNPAHPRAASAFLELGKFYFAKKDYPKAVDYLQRVEADNLALEQRGEAEFKLAYSYFAQKEFDKAKLLFDRSKQGNHQYRYASSYYAGYLAYQAGDYAAARQDLGVAEQNDAYRPVVPAVMSQIYYKEGDYDGLIRYGSAALNQTPPPQSADEIQLLVGDAYYQKQDFKQAAPYFTQYANGRKRIEPALQYKIGYANYQLGDYKNAANSFKTVAARKDSLGQNAAYHLGLSYLKLNQKQPALNAFDAARKATFDQQVTENATVKYAQINYELGNSQEVTTVLQDFDKQYPRSKNADVVDDLLSTSFLNSSDYTKAIAYLEKLNSLSPKLKATYQRVTYLQAATLYNNSQFSEALALLDKSLKYPQDEALRAQAQVLQGEIYSVGQRYPEAIQAYASAARTTRSGGSADNSIEQQARYGLGYAYYNTKDYARAKPQFTAWLGDKSARPANPNYYDVTLRLGDIAYVDKTYPQALSYYDKVIQANAADKDYAYYQKSVVLGLMGKRDEAAGTLSTLLKTNPNSRYAEQAVYQQAELDFQGANFQAAVDGFSRLLKARPNSALAPQALQKRGVAYANLEQHDKAVADFEQVLNQYPGTQAANSALYSLQESLTALGRTEEFDKYLAQFKQQNPQSNAAVSVEFEAAKSLYLAEKYAQAIPRLESYLKQYPSNALAADGRYYLADSYLQTGKSAEALPRLKAVVEENKSEFVNRAVSRVADQEYANKNYPEAIKYFQRLRESSTNKREVANAGVGLMKSYYESGDYEGTRRVAQELIAQSGASLSAAGAAPLYLGKASYKAGNLDQAITELNKAATGTDENAAEAQYTVAQILFEQKKYDDALDAAYKTNASAFETWQGRGFLLIADIYAAQGDTFQARATLNSIIDNNFPLAEIVEGAKTRLAALPAEGSSTAPAKPAAAPAPTTTKKPTTRQSAPARSNLTPATAPPDSTATPR is encoded by the coding sequence ATGAAGTTCATACCCCGTCTGGCGCTAGCTGCCTCGCTCAGCGCCGCCGTTCCGGCCGCCACCCTGGCCCAGCAAACACAGGTTTTCACCAACCCCGAACGCTACTACCAGGAAGGCCTGGAGCTGTTCGATAAGGCCAAATACGGCGCGGCCCAGCAGGCGTTTCGGCGCTACCTGGCCGCTACGGAGCGCCGCGCCGGCACGCAGCTCACCCAAGACCGCGGCGCCGACGCCGAGTACTACGATGCCGTAGCGGGCCTCTACCTGCTCCACCCCGACGCCGAAGGCCAGATGCTAGCATTTGCGGCCCATAATCCGGCTCACCCCCGAGCGGCATCGGCGTTTCTAGAGCTGGGCAAATTTTACTTCGCTAAGAAAGACTACCCCAAGGCCGTGGACTACCTGCAACGGGTAGAGGCCGATAACCTGGCCCTAGAGCAGCGGGGCGAAGCCGAGTTCAAGCTGGCCTACTCGTATTTTGCCCAGAAGGAGTTCGACAAAGCCAAACTGCTCTTCGACCGCAGCAAGCAGGGCAACCACCAGTACCGCTACGCCAGCAGCTACTACGCGGGCTACCTGGCCTATCAGGCCGGCGACTACGCCGCTGCTCGCCAGGACTTGGGTGTGGCCGAGCAAAACGATGCCTACCGCCCTGTGGTACCGGCCGTGATGAGCCAGATCTACTACAAAGAGGGCGACTACGACGGCCTGATTCGCTATGGCTCGGCAGCTCTGAACCAGACGCCGCCGCCGCAGTCGGCCGACGAAATCCAACTGCTGGTAGGCGACGCCTATTATCAGAAGCAGGATTTCAAGCAGGCGGCGCCTTACTTTACGCAGTACGCCAACGGCCGCAAGCGCATTGAGCCGGCGTTGCAGTACAAAATTGGGTATGCCAACTACCAGCTAGGCGACTACAAGAACGCCGCCAATAGCTTCAAGACTGTGGCAGCCCGCAAGGACTCGCTGGGGCAGAATGCAGCCTACCATCTGGGCCTGAGCTATTTGAAGCTCAACCAGAAGCAGCCCGCCCTCAATGCCTTCGACGCAGCTCGTAAGGCCACTTTCGACCAGCAGGTTACGGAAAATGCCACCGTGAAGTACGCCCAAATCAACTACGAGCTGGGCAACTCGCAGGAGGTAACCACCGTGTTGCAGGACTTCGACAAGCAGTATCCGCGTTCCAAAAACGCCGATGTGGTGGACGATTTGCTGAGCACCAGCTTCCTGAACTCGTCGGACTACACCAAGGCCATTGCCTATCTTGAGAAACTGAACTCGCTGAGCCCCAAATTGAAGGCTACCTATCAGCGCGTGACGTACTTGCAGGCGGCTACGCTTTACAACAACAGCCAATTTTCGGAGGCGCTGGCGCTGCTAGACAAATCGTTGAAATACCCGCAAGACGAGGCGCTGCGCGCCCAGGCGCAGGTATTGCAGGGCGAAATCTACAGCGTGGGCCAGCGCTACCCCGAAGCCATCCAGGCCTACGCGTCTGCGGCCCGCACCACCCGCTCGGGCGGCAGCGCCGACAATAGCATTGAGCAACAAGCCCGCTACGGCCTCGGCTATGCCTACTATAACACCAAGGACTATGCCCGCGCTAAGCCACAGTTTACGGCGTGGCTGGGAGATAAGTCGGCTCGGCCGGCTAACCCCAACTACTACGACGTGACCCTGCGTCTGGGAGACATTGCCTACGTGGATAAGACCTACCCACAGGCGCTGAGCTACTACGACAAAGTGATTCAGGCTAACGCCGCCGACAAGGACTACGCCTACTACCAGAAAAGCGTGGTGCTGGGCCTGATGGGCAAGCGCGACGAGGCCGCTGGTACGCTCAGCACCTTGCTGAAAACCAACCCCAACTCGCGCTACGCCGAGCAGGCCGTGTACCAGCAGGCCGAGCTGGACTTCCAGGGTGCTAATTTCCAGGCCGCGGTGGATGGCTTCTCTCGCTTATTGAAAGCTCGCCCCAATAGCGCCCTGGCTCCGCAGGCCCTACAAAAACGCGGCGTAGCCTACGCCAACCTGGAGCAGCACGACAAGGCTGTGGCCGATTTTGAGCAGGTACTCAATCAATACCCCGGCACGCAGGCTGCCAACAGCGCCCTGTATAGCTTGCAGGAAAGCCTCACGGCTCTGGGCCGCACAGAGGAATTTGATAAGTATCTGGCGCAGTTCAAGCAGCAAAATCCGCAGAGCAACGCGGCCGTGAGCGTGGAGTTTGAAGCCGCCAAGTCGCTGTACCTGGCCGAAAAGTATGCCCAAGCCATTCCGCGCCTGGAAAGCTACCTGAAGCAGTATCCGAGCAACGCTCTGGCCGCTGACGGCCGCTACTATCTGGCTGATTCTTACCTGCAAACCGGCAAATCGGCCGAGGCCCTGCCTCGCTTGAAGGCCGTAGTGGAGGAGAACAAAAGCGAATTTGTGAACCGTGCCGTGAGCCGCGTGGCCGACCAGGAGTATGCTAACAAGAACTACCCCGAGGCCATTAAGTACTTCCAGCGTCTGCGCGAATCCAGCACCAACAAGCGCGAAGTGGCCAACGCCGGGGTAGGGCTGATGAAGAGCTACTATGAAAGCGGCGACTACGAAGGCACCCGCCGCGTGGCTCAGGAGTTGATTGCGCAGAGCGGCGCCTCGCTGAGTGCGGCCGGTGCGGCACCGCTCTACCTGGGCAAAGCCAGCTACAAAGCTGGTAACCTCGATCAGGCCATCACGGAGCTGAACAAAGCCGCCACCGGCACCGACGAAAACGCCGCCGAAGCCCAATACACCGTGGCCCAGATTCTGTTTGAGCAGAAGAAGTACGACGACGCGCTGGACGCCGCCTACAAAACCAACGCCTCGGCTTTCGAGACGTGGCAGGGTAGGGGCTTTCTGCTGATTGCCGACATCTACGCCGCCCAGGGCGACACGTTCCAGGCCCGCGCCACGCTCAACTCCATCATCGACAACAACTTCCCTCTGGCGGAAATCGTGGAAGGTGCCAAGACGCGCCTGGCTGCCCTGCCGGCCGAGGGTAGCAGCACGGCGCCGGCCAAGCCAGCGGCCGCACCAGCCCCCACTACTACAAAAAAGCCTACTACCCGCCAATCGGCGCCGGCGCGTAGCAACCTCACGCCTGCCACTGCCCCACCTGATTCTACGGCCACGCCGCGGTAG
- a CDS encoding HU domain-containing protein yields MQLSNHIHTLLQHHDCVIIPEFGGLIAEYAPAQIHPVRHTLAPPTKRVAFNQSLTRNDGLLVDALSRALGVSTGQARQLVQEAVARLRAELETQQRAELPGIGVFRQAAGRGLDFEYTGSQSLLSASYGLPELVSRPVRATDALLARERQPAVPQLAAGRRARRLWQSAAVAVVVGLALSAQYLYILNLDFLPDALRFTSSVPAQTELSAPTAVRPMRQQATLSPRPDNNEATWSTTVADAPVETPATVTAEDEATAAAWEKEATAPAPAPAVATPAAKKVAPVATTPAAPAKPAVAATKPAAVVPAKAVAPAATPAAATETTIKSRTGRFYIIADVFNSLPKAQQRVAQLSKQGQTAQIILPSATSRYYRVSVGNYTDKSTATAHLTQLKKYSSSSPWVLPY; encoded by the coding sequence GTGCAGCTTTCCAACCATATTCACACCCTGCTCCAACACCATGATTGCGTCATCATCCCCGAGTTTGGCGGATTGATTGCCGAGTATGCTCCCGCGCAGATTCATCCGGTGCGCCACACCCTGGCGCCGCCTACCAAGCGGGTGGCTTTCAATCAGTCGCTCACCCGCAATGATGGGCTGCTGGTGGATGCCTTGAGCCGTGCCTTGGGCGTGAGTACCGGGCAGGCCCGGCAGCTGGTGCAGGAGGCCGTGGCACGCCTGCGTGCTGAACTGGAAACCCAACAGCGGGCCGAGTTGCCCGGTATTGGCGTGTTCCGGCAGGCGGCGGGCCGAGGGCTGGATTTTGAGTATACGGGCTCCCAAAGCTTGCTCTCCGCCAGTTACGGCCTACCCGAGTTGGTGTCGCGGCCGGTGCGCGCTACGGATGCGCTGCTGGCACGCGAGCGACAGCCCGCCGTGCCCCAACTGGCTGCGGGGCGCCGTGCCCGGCGCCTGTGGCAGTCGGCGGCCGTGGCAGTAGTGGTAGGGCTGGCGCTATCGGCGCAGTACTTGTACATTCTCAACTTGGATTTCCTGCCCGACGCGCTACGCTTTACCAGCAGCGTTCCGGCACAAACGGAGCTATCAGCACCAACTGCGGTGCGGCCCATGCGCCAGCAGGCTACCCTGTCGCCCCGCCCCGATAACAACGAGGCAACGTGGTCGACAACGGTAGCAGATGCACCCGTAGAAACACCTGCTACTGTAACCGCGGAGGACGAAGCCACTGCGGCGGCGTGGGAAAAGGAGGCAACTGCTCCCGCACCAGCACCTGCAGTAGCTACGCCCGCCGCCAAAAAGGTTGCTCCGGTGGCCACCACCCCGGCCGCACCAGCTAAGCCCGCTGTAGCGGCTACAAAACCTGCAGCAGTAGTCCCTGCCAAAGCTGTAGCACCCGCCGCCACACCGGCTGCCGCTACCGAAACCACAATTAAAAGCCGAACGGGTCGTTTCTACATTATTGCCGACGTGTTCAACTCCCTGCCCAAAGCCCAGCAGCGCGTGGCGCAGCTCAGCAAGCAAGGACAAACTGCGCAAATTATTCTGCCATCGGCAACCAGCCGTTACTACCGCGTGTCAGTAGGTAACTACACCGATAAGTCAACGGCTACCGCGCACCTGACGCAGTTGAAAAAGTATTCTAGTTCTTCTCCCTGGGTTCTCCCTTATTAA
- a CDS encoding sensor histidine kinase, which yields MNQDNTATELDQRFLADTVIFDFLQTQVLDGLWYQDIQASTREHNWVNPTFWRTLGYEPEQIPTGPTPWRTVMHPGDLAVAQLHLEACLQDPNHSYDHLLRCTHQDGSVVWLRGQGLLLRNEQGTPTRLLVALRNITKEKHAAAYAQEIANHYGLILSNQSVYIVKTDTQGNYTYANEIFYERFGYEQDIIGTSSLLSIIEEDRQKCLAMVMRCFEEPEVGHQVILRKLSSDNTIKSNHWELKGILSEQGEVVEILCVGYDVTLLVENLQKSQHLLDITSQQNIRLQNFAYIISHNIRSHSANLTSLVQLLTEAEDEEQHDMFLQMLQTSTEKLAETIVNLSDIVAVNSNVNKPKESRLLKAEIDKTLEALSVLIHQHKITMDVHVPAGLAITVVPAYLDSILLNLISNAVKYRSPHRPAVIRLHTYREGGFTVLEVQDNGLGIDLVKNRAKLFGMYKTFHDNEDARGVGLFITKNQIEAMQGSITVESEVGIGSTFKVSFNENA from the coding sequence ATGAATCAGGACAATACCGCAACTGAGTTAGACCAACGCTTTTTAGCAGATACTGTCATTTTCGACTTTTTACAGACCCAGGTGCTTGATGGGCTGTGGTACCAAGATATACAGGCGTCTACCCGTGAGCACAACTGGGTGAACCCTACCTTCTGGCGCACGCTAGGCTACGAGCCCGAGCAGATACCCACCGGCCCTACCCCCTGGCGCACCGTGATGCACCCCGGCGATTTGGCCGTGGCCCAGCTGCATCTAGAGGCCTGCCTGCAAGACCCCAACCATTCGTATGATCATCTGCTGCGGTGCACCCATCAGGATGGCTCGGTGGTGTGGCTGCGCGGACAGGGCTTGCTGCTGCGCAATGAGCAGGGCACGCCCACGCGTCTGCTGGTAGCGCTGCGCAACATCACGAAGGAAAAGCACGCCGCGGCCTACGCCCAGGAAATAGCCAATCACTATGGCCTGATTCTGAGCAACCAGTCCGTATATATTGTGAAGACCGACACGCAGGGCAACTATACCTACGCCAATGAAATCTTCTACGAGCGGTTTGGGTACGAACAGGATATTATCGGTACTTCCTCCCTACTTAGCATCATAGAGGAAGACCGCCAGAAGTGCCTGGCTATGGTGATGCGGTGCTTCGAGGAGCCCGAGGTAGGCCACCAGGTGATTCTGCGCAAGCTTTCTTCCGACAACACCATCAAATCGAACCACTGGGAGCTGAAGGGAATTCTTAGCGAGCAGGGCGAGGTGGTCGAAATCCTATGCGTGGGCTACGACGTGACGCTGCTAGTAGAGAACCTGCAAAAATCGCAGCACCTGCTGGATATCACCAGCCAACAGAATATCCGGCTGCAAAACTTTGCCTATATCATCTCCCACAATATCCGTTCGCACTCAGCCAACCTTACCTCGCTGGTGCAACTGCTCACGGAAGCCGAAGACGAGGAGCAGCACGACATGTTTTTGCAGATGCTCCAGACCAGCACCGAGAAGCTGGCCGAAACCATCGTCAACCTCAGTGATATTGTTGCTGTGAACAGCAACGTCAATAAACCCAAGGAGTCGCGCTTGCTGAAAGCTGAAATCGACAAAACCTTGGAAGCGCTGAGCGTGCTGATTCACCAGCACAAGATAACGATGGACGTGCACGTACCTGCCGGCCTCGCTATTACCGTTGTGCCGGCCTACCTCGATAGTATTCTGCTGAATCTGATCAGCAACGCGGTAAAGTACCGGTCGCCCCACCGACCGGCCGTTATCCGGCTGCACACGTACCGGGAAGGCGGCTTCACGGTATTAGAGGTGCAAGACAACGGCTTGGGCATCGATCTGGTGAAAAACCGCGCCAAGCTATTTGGCATGTACAAGACCTTCCACGACAACGAGGACGCGCGTGGGGTGGGCCTGTTCATCACCAAAAATCAAATTGAAGCCATGCAGGGCAGCATTACCGTAGAAAGCGAAGTGGGGATTGGGTCTACGTTTAAAGTGTCTTTCAATGAAAACGCCTAA
- a CDS encoding TonB-dependent receptor, with protein MKRITYHTYLALAALAAAPLAAQAQKKPGGKIEEAEVEIVKERVNQLPEAARNYEKVRIEPPAKQAAATTYNYPDFRLPTDRLNPGVRVLTIRQEDLLPLTGNYVKAGLGNYGTVYGKAYLHNTRDDRASYGLDFSHLSSSRGPIDKQNSRQSQTRLGLNGENYYGPVALGAKLDVGRERYNFYGYNRNVPDLPDDPDALKQVFYRAAAKVYVRNRSADAPFQYDLGVGFNYWKDQFEARESNFNIGFKSAYSLAEKGRVVVNGDLSFISQQDSIGTVSRPFVQIAPSYEVILNRLAISVGANLGYTGDTVNNRDQFKVYPAVRVGYTVTEDKFLVYAGLGGALQRVTLYDLTTENPWLAKNQHVADTRRGPTLYVGFNSTPVRNLELNAKVTVSNDQNLYFYNNNARDTTKFDLVYDDKSTQLLQVHAEALYNAAEKFRLGLKADYNGYNTKTLAEAFHRPKFQTSIFGSYNAGEKLRLGAELYTYSASYGTGYRQVLTPAGTVRQRVVLPTSSVIDLNLKADYRFSENLSIFALGNNLLNRQYQYFLNYPVKGINVLAGVTYDF; from the coding sequence ATGAAACGAATTACGTACCATACCTACCTAGCTCTGGCTGCACTGGCTGCCGCGCCACTTGCCGCCCAGGCGCAGAAAAAGCCTGGCGGCAAGATCGAAGAGGCCGAGGTGGAGATTGTGAAGGAGCGCGTAAATCAATTGCCTGAGGCCGCCCGCAACTACGAGAAGGTGCGCATTGAGCCGCCCGCCAAGCAAGCCGCCGCCACCACCTACAACTACCCCGATTTCCGCCTACCCACCGACCGCCTCAACCCTGGGGTGCGCGTGCTCACCATCCGGCAGGAAGATTTGCTACCGCTCACCGGCAACTACGTGAAGGCCGGCTTGGGCAACTACGGCACCGTCTACGGCAAGGCCTACCTGCATAACACCCGCGACGACCGCGCTAGCTACGGGCTGGATTTCAGCCACCTGTCGTCGTCGCGTGGGCCGATTGACAAGCAGAATTCCCGCCAGAGCCAGACCCGCCTGGGGCTGAATGGGGAGAATTACTATGGCCCTGTGGCGCTGGGCGCTAAGCTGGACGTGGGGCGCGAGCGGTACAACTTCTACGGCTACAACCGCAACGTACCCGACCTGCCCGATGATCCGGACGCGCTGAAGCAAGTGTTCTACCGCGCCGCGGCCAAGGTGTACGTGCGCAACCGCTCCGCCGACGCTCCTTTTCAATATGATCTAGGGGTAGGGTTCAACTACTGGAAAGACCAGTTTGAAGCCCGCGAAAGCAACTTCAACATCGGCTTCAAATCAGCGTATTCGCTGGCCGAGAAAGGCCGTGTGGTGGTGAATGGCGACCTGTCGTTTATTTCCCAGCAGGATTCTATTGGAACCGTGAGCCGGCCGTTTGTGCAGATTGCGCCCAGCTACGAGGTAATCCTGAACCGTCTGGCCATTTCGGTAGGGGCCAACCTGGGCTACACCGGCGACACGGTAAACAACCGAGACCAGTTTAAAGTGTATCCGGCCGTGCGCGTGGGCTATACTGTTACGGAGGATAAGTTTCTGGTGTACGCGGGCCTGGGTGGCGCCTTGCAGCGCGTGACGCTCTACGACCTGACCACCGAAAACCCTTGGCTGGCCAAGAACCAGCATGTAGCCGACACTCGCCGTGGCCCTACCCTCTACGTGGGCTTCAACTCCACGCCTGTACGCAACCTGGAGCTGAACGCCAAAGTGACGGTTTCCAACGACCAAAACCTGTATTTCTACAACAACAACGCCCGCGACACCACCAAGTTTGACTTGGTGTACGACGACAAATCGACGCAGTTACTGCAGGTGCACGCCGAGGCGCTCTACAACGCCGCCGAGAAGTTTCGGCTGGGCCTAAAGGCTGACTACAACGGCTATAATACCAAAACCCTGGCCGAGGCTTTCCACCGGCCTAAGTTCCAGACCAGCATCTTCGGCAGCTACAACGCCGGCGAGAAGCTACGCCTGGGCGCCGAGCTGTATACCTACAGCGCCAGCTATGGTACGGGCTACCGGCAGGTGCTCACGCCGGCCGGCACCGTGCGCCAGCGGGTAGTGCTGCCTACTAGCTCCGTAATAGACCTGAACCTGAAGGCTGATTACCGATTCTCGGAAAATCTGTCAATCTTTGCTTTGGGCAATAATTTGCTCAACCGCCAATACCAGTACTTCCTGAACTATCCGGTGAAAGGAATTAACGTTTTGGCGGGTGTCACGTATGATTTTTAA
- a CDS encoding ExbD/TolR family protein, translated as MNLTRRRKLSSHVETSSMNDIMFFLMLFFLIVSTMVNPNVIKLMLPNARSGKAVMKQTINVSVNANGEYFIDRQPVTAATLEQELGNRVQGQENTTVVLRVDSGLNVQKLVDVLEIGNRLKIKMVMATQAQK; from the coding sequence ATGAATCTCACCCGTCGCCGGAAGCTTTCTTCGCACGTCGAGACCAGCTCGATGAACGACATCATGTTCTTCCTGATGCTGTTCTTCTTGATTGTGAGTACGATGGTGAACCCGAACGTGATTAAGCTGATGCTGCCGAATGCCCGCTCTGGCAAGGCTGTGATGAAGCAGACCATTAACGTGTCGGTGAATGCCAACGGGGAATACTTTATTGACCGCCAGCCGGTCACGGCGGCTACTCTAGAGCAGGAGTTAGGCAACCGTGTGCAGGGCCAAGAAAACACCACCGTGGTGCTGCGCGTCGACTCCGGCCTGAACGTACAAAAGCTGGTAGACGTACTGGAAATCGGCAACCGTCTGAAAATCAAAATGGTCATGGCCACGCAGGCGCAAAAGTAA
- a CDS encoding MotA/TolQ/ExbB proton channel family protein codes for MSAFLLQITTAATVAADSAAAATNVPVADSADLSLLDLILKGGWIMIPIFLLLFVTVYLILERYLTIRKAALMPSGFMGSIKSLMVRGDLQGAKMLCAQTPSPLARMIEKGIRRIGLPLQEIEASVENVGKIEVARLEKGIGVLGIIAGIAPMLGFVGTIIGVIKIFYSISTTGDFGIAQISGGLYTKMVTSAAGLIVGIIAHIGYHWLSIMVENLVVRMENSAVEFMDILQDN; via the coding sequence ATGAGTGCATTTCTGCTGCAGATTACCACTGCCGCCACCGTAGCCGCCGACTCTGCCGCCGCGGCTACCAACGTTCCCGTTGCCGACTCCGCCGACCTCTCCCTGCTCGACCTGATTTTGAAGGGCGGCTGGATTATGATTCCCATTTTCCTGCTGCTGTTCGTCACGGTCTACCTTATTCTGGAGCGCTACCTCACCATCCGCAAGGCCGCCCTAATGCCCTCCGGCTTTATGGGTAGCATCAAGAGCCTGATGGTACGTGGCGACTTGCAGGGCGCCAAAATGCTCTGCGCGCAAACACCCTCACCGCTCGCGCGCATGATTGAAAAGGGTATCCGCCGCATTGGCCTACCCTTGCAGGAGATTGAAGCCAGCGTGGAGAACGTAGGCAAAATTGAGGTAGCCCGCCTCGAAAAAGGCATTGGCGTGCTTGGCATCATTGCCGGCATTGCGCCCATGCTGGGCTTCGTGGGTACTATCATCGGCGTTATCAAGATTTTCTATTCCATCTCTACCACCGGCGACTTCGGCATCGCGCAGATTTCGGGTGGTCTATACACCAAGATGGTTACCTCCGCCGCGGGTCTCATCGTGGGTATCATTGCTCACATCGGCTACCACTGGCTCAGCATTATGGTTGAAAACCTAGTGGTGCGCATGGAGAACTCTGCCGTGGAGTTCATGGATATTCTACAAGATAATTAG
- the trmB gene encoding tRNA (guanosine(46)-N7)-methyltransferase TrmB gives MSRIKLIRFAENANRPDIVEPGKDTYQQLGGRWHEAFFQNNHPITLEVGCGKGEYTVGLAERYPERNFLGLDIKGDRIWRGSTRAEALGLTNVGFVRTRAHDLLTHFAPGELAEIWITFPDPRPRDRDIKRRLTSPRFLDLYQQALQPSGLIHLKTDNEGLFDYTLEVLHERPGVTILAHTKDLYATPELLPHAEDIQTTFERKYRTLGVPIKYVQFTVS, from the coding sequence GTGAGTCGAATTAAACTCATCCGCTTTGCGGAGAATGCCAACCGTCCGGATATTGTAGAGCCCGGCAAGGATACCTATCAGCAATTGGGTGGGCGTTGGCACGAAGCGTTTTTTCAAAACAACCATCCCATTACCCTGGAGGTAGGCTGCGGCAAGGGCGAGTACACGGTGGGCCTGGCCGAACGCTACCCTGAGCGCAACTTTCTGGGCCTCGATATCAAGGGCGACCGAATTTGGCGGGGAAGCACCCGTGCCGAGGCGTTGGGCCTCACGAACGTGGGCTTTGTGCGCACCCGTGCCCACGACCTGCTCACGCACTTCGCGCCCGGCGAGCTGGCCGAAATCTGGATTACCTTCCCCGACCCGCGCCCCCGTGACCGGGACATCAAGCGCCGCCTCACCTCGCCGCGCTTTCTGGATTTGTACCAGCAGGCCTTACAGCCCAGCGGCCTCATCCACCTCAAAACCGACAACGAAGGCTTGTTCGACTACACACTGGAGGTGCTGCACGAGCGACCTGGCGTTACCATCCTGGCCCACACCAAGGACCTGTACGCTACGCCTGAACTGCTACCTCATGCTGAGGACATCCAGACTACCTTCGAGCGCAAGTACCGCACGCTGGGCGTGCCGATTAAGTACGTGCAGTTTACCGTGAGCTAA
- a CDS encoding bifunctional folylpolyglutamate synthase/dihydrofolate synthase — MTYRETLDYLYQQLPMYQRVGAAGFKKGLGNTEALAEAMGHPERKFRAVHVAGTNGKGSSSNMLSAVLQAAGYRVGLYTSPHLREFTERIRLNGQELAPDYLVQWVAKWRPLFEQIQPSFFEMCVALAYSYFAEEQVDIAVVEVGLGGRLDSTNIITPLVSLITNISYDHQAMLGDTLPLIAAEKAGIIKSGVPAIISQTQPEVVEVFQQKAQAEQAPLLFADQHYQVLQPVGTTATDAATQLVDVQRHDAPYLAQLELGLLGDYQRLNLTGVLATIEELQQQGFTISEEALRTGLREVSRRTGFAGRWTIIGRRPLTICDTAHNEAGLRLTMHQLAQVPHQQLHLVLGMVNDKDVTPVLHLLPPEATYYFCQASIPRALPAETLAAQAAGVGLHGTAYPTVAAAVQAARAAATPEDVLYIGGSTFVVAEVDDLQQL; from the coding sequence ATGACGTACCGTGAAACCCTCGACTACCTTTACCAACAGTTGCCCATGTACCAGCGGGTAGGGGCAGCAGGCTTCAAAAAGGGGCTGGGTAATACCGAGGCGCTGGCCGAAGCAATGGGGCATCCGGAGCGAAAATTTCGTGCCGTGCACGTGGCTGGTACCAATGGCAAGGGGAGTAGCTCCAACATGTTGTCCGCTGTGCTACAAGCAGCAGGCTACCGGGTAGGGCTCTACACGTCGCCGCACTTGCGCGAGTTTACAGAGCGTATCCGCCTCAACGGGCAGGAGCTGGCGCCCGACTACCTGGTGCAGTGGGTAGCGAAATGGCGGCCGTTGTTCGAACAGATCCAGCCATCGTTTTTTGAGATGTGCGTGGCCCTAGCTTACTCGTATTTTGCCGAGGAGCAGGTAGATATTGCTGTAGTGGAGGTAGGACTAGGCGGTCGGCTGGACTCCACCAACATCATCACGCCGCTGGTCTCGCTTATCACCAACATCAGCTACGACCACCAGGCCATGCTGGGCGACACGCTGCCGCTGATTGCCGCCGAGAAAGCCGGCATTATTAAGTCCGGCGTGCCAGCCATCATCAGCCAAACTCAGCCGGAGGTAGTGGAAGTGTTTCAGCAGAAAGCCCAAGCAGAACAAGCACCGTTGCTCTTTGCCGACCAGCACTACCAGGTGTTGCAGCCGGTTGGCACTACGGCCACCGATGCGGCTACTCAACTCGTAGACGTGCAGCGCCACGACGCGCCCTACCTAGCTCAGTTAGAGCTAGGCTTGCTGGGTGACTACCAACGTCTGAACCTAACCGGCGTGCTGGCGACGATAGAGGAATTGCAACAGCAAGGATTCACGATTTCTGAGGAAGCCCTGCGCACGGGTCTGCGTGAGGTGAGTCGCCGAACGGGTTTTGCCGGTCGCTGGACCATCATCGGCCGCCGGCCGCTCACTATCTGCGACACGGCGCACAACGAAGCCGGCCTGCGCCTGACCATGCACCAGCTGGCCCAAGTGCCGCATCAGCAATTGCACCTCGTGCTAGGGATGGTAAACGACAAGGACGTGACGCCCGTGCTGCACTTGCTGCCCCCGGAGGCTACCTATTATTTCTGCCAAGCCAGCATCCCGCGGGCGTTGCCGGCCGAGACCCTGGCGGCTCAGGCAGCCGGGGTAGGGCTGCACGGCACGGCCTACCCCACGGTGGCCGCCGCGGTGCAGGCAGCCCGCGCCGCTGCCACACCCGAAGACGTACTCTACATTGGGGGTAGTACTTTTGTAGTAGCCGAAGTAGACGACCTACAACAGCTTTAG